A single region of the Thermococcus zilligii AN1 genome encodes:
- a CDS encoding 6-hydroxymethylpterin diphosphokinase MptE-like protein: MNWEEWKPFYLRIAREMGYSIEKDRGAAQILRALLLEGDEYLLKEELEAIIGKKAYVFGAGPSLEKALKELNFSDGTLIAADGATSALLDAGLVPDVIVTDLDGRIPDLRIANDRGAFMVIHAHGDNVDKLTVYVPLFSRILGTCQTEPLDIVYNFGGFTDGDRAAFLAEALGAREIVLVGFDFGDVVGKWSKPSLRGHSPVWESKRKKFAFAQELLKWLEENGRVRLRYLRP; this comes from the coding sequence ATGAACTGGGAGGAGTGGAAACCCTTCTACCTCCGAATAGCCCGGGAGATGGGGTATTCGATCGAAAAGGACAGGGGAGCCGCTCAAATCCTCCGTGCCCTGCTCCTCGAGGGTGACGAGTACCTACTAAAGGAGGAGCTTGAGGCCATTATCGGGAAAAAAGCCTACGTCTTCGGCGCCGGCCCGAGCCTTGAGAAAGCTTTAAAGGAGCTCAACTTCTCGGACGGAACCCTCATAGCCGCAGACGGCGCAACTTCGGCTCTCCTCGATGCCGGTCTGGTTCCAGACGTAATCGTGACAGACTTGGATGGCAGGATCCCCGACCTCAGGATAGCAAACGACAGGGGTGCGTTTATGGTTATTCACGCCCACGGTGATAACGTTGACAAACTGACGGTTTATGTTCCGCTCTTCTCCAGAATCCTCGGAACCTGTCAGACTGAACCGCTGGACATCGTCTACAACTTCGGCGGCTTCACCGACGGCGACAGAGCCGCTTTTCTGGCGGAAGCCCTCGGGGCGAGGGAGATAGTCCTGGTTGGCTTCGATTTCGGCGATGTAGTTGGAAAGTGGAGCAAGCCCTCCCTGAGGGGGCACTCCCCGGTATGGGAGAGCAAGAGGAAGAAGTTTGCCTTCGCCCAAGAGCTCCTCAAATGGCTGGAAGAAAACGGGAGGGTGAGGCTGAGGTACCTTCGCCCCTGA
- a CDS encoding M20/M25/M40 family metallo-hydrolase has protein sequence MKTERAKEILLQLLRIPSPSGEEDRIMLHIMEFLHRLDYDVHIESDGEIIDLVVNPNAELFYEVHVDTIPVRAEPFVRGNIIYGTGSSDAKGGAAAVLLMMESLKKEGKDLNVGVVFVSDEELGGRGSALFMERYRPKMAVVLEPTDLEVHIAHAGNIEAYFEVGGKEAHGACPESGVNAIEETYKMLEELKALEPFKQKGRYFDPHIGIQELVCENPVYLIPAMCRGRLEARLLPDQEVEEVLDLMDPILDEYTLKYEYTEIWDGYELSEDEEIVKLAKVAMDSVGLDEFGGMRSWTDAINFMYNGTKTIVFGPGNLDISHTKNEHIDVRDVVTASEFLRVLNEVYAEEAAEREPEAVQSRK, from the coding sequence ATGAAGACAGAGCGCGCGAAGGAGATACTCCTCCAGCTTTTGAGGATACCCTCTCCTTCTGGAGAAGAGGACAGGATAATGCTCCACATCATGGAGTTCCTCCACAGGCTTGACTACGACGTCCACATCGAGAGCGACGGGGAGATAATAGACCTCGTCGTCAACCCGAATGCGGAGCTTTTCTACGAGGTTCACGTCGATACGATCCCCGTTAGGGCGGAACCCTTCGTCAGGGGCAACATAATCTATGGAACCGGCTCGAGCGACGCAAAGGGCGGCGCCGCCGCGGTACTCCTCATGATGGAGAGCCTGAAGAAGGAAGGAAAAGACCTCAACGTTGGCGTTGTCTTCGTCAGCGACGAGGAGCTCGGAGGGAGGGGGAGCGCACTCTTCATGGAGCGTTACAGGCCGAAGATGGCCGTAGTTCTGGAGCCGACTGACCTGGAAGTCCACATTGCACATGCCGGCAACATCGAGGCCTACTTTGAGGTCGGCGGGAAGGAGGCCCACGGGGCCTGTCCCGAAAGCGGGGTCAACGCCATAGAGGAAACCTACAAGATGCTGGAGGAGCTAAAGGCCCTCGAGCCCTTCAAGCAGAAGGGCAGGTACTTCGACCCCCACATTGGGATACAGGAGCTCGTCTGCGAGAACCCCGTTTATCTCATCCCGGCCATGTGCAGGGGAAGGCTTGAGGCGAGGCTTCTGCCTGATCAGGAAGTGGAGGAAGTTCTCGACCTCATGGACCCGATACTCGATGAGTACACGCTGAAATACGAGTACACCGAGATATGGGACGGCTACGAGCTGAGCGAGGACGAGGAAATCGTTAAGCTGGCAAAAGTGGCCATGGACAGTGTGGGCCTTGACGAGTTCGGCGGCATGAGGAGCTGGACGGATGCCATAAACTTCATGTACAACGGGACGAAAACCATAGTCTTCGGCCCGGGTAACCTTGACATCTCGCACACGAAGAACGAGCACATAGACGTTAGGGATGTCGTTACCGCCAGCGAGTTCCTTAGGGTGCTAAACGAGGTGTACGCAGAAGAGGCGGCGGAGAGGGAGCCCGAGGCTGTCCAGAGCCGGAAATGA
- a CDS encoding nucleotidyltransferase domain-containing protein — protein sequence MRGSVRQCELYVFGSVLTGKFTAGSDVDLPIKVRKAPKSLRERAGLEVKIEELANSPLSPL from the coding sequence CTGCGAGGAAGTGTTCGCCAGTGCGAGCTTTACGTCTTCGGAAGCGTCTTAACCGGGAAGTTCACAGCCGGGAGCGACGTTGATCTACCGATAAAGGTGAGAAAGGCCCCGAAAAGTCTCCGCGAGAGGGCCGGGCTTGAGGTCAAAATCGAAGAGCTCGCAAACTCCCCCCTATCACCCCTTTGA
- a CDS encoding Mut7-C RNAse domain-containing protein — MRFIADMMLGRLARWLRLYGYDTLYGIEDDDEIVRIALREGRILLTRDSGLAGRAEKSGARVFLLSSNSLEEQVRELKSLGIEFKELFPPDARCPKCNGPIRRAPKEEVREKVPPTVYGRYEEFYICEDCGQIYWPGRQWEEMLKMDKKLRDGK, encoded by the coding sequence ATGCGCTTTATAGCCGACATGATGCTCGGCCGGCTGGCGAGGTGGTTGAGGCTCTACGGCTACGACACCCTTTATGGAATAGAGGACGATGACGAGATAGTCAGGATAGCACTTAGAGAGGGTAGAATACTCCTGACGAGGGATTCAGGTTTGGCCGGGAGGGCTGAAAAATCCGGCGCCAGAGTTTTCCTCCTCTCATCGAACTCCCTTGAAGAGCAGGTGAGGGAGCTTAAAAGCCTCGGCATAGAGTTTAAAGAGCTCTTTCCGCCCGACGCCCGCTGCCCCAAGTGCAACGGCCCTATAAGGCGCGCCCCGAAGGAAGAAGTCCGGGAAAAGGTTCCCCCCACAGTCTACGGGAGGTATGAGGAGTTTTATATCTGCGAGGACTGCGGTCAGATATACTGGCCCGGGAGGCAGTGGGAGGAGATGCTCAAGATGGACAAAAAGCTGAGGGATGGAAAATGA